From a region of the Primulina eburnea isolate SZY01 chromosome 7, ASM2296580v1, whole genome shotgun sequence genome:
- the LOC140837495 gene encoding uncharacterized protein isoform X5, producing the protein MAERKLDLPEDLISAKSSNRSLTLKGSMGNDVLADIVDDSKDPSVPENTIPLSPQWLYAKPNELKMETRGGGANTLTLGHPVDLNQKDARGPDAPEEKKDWIRIAPEPDSGGRWREEERETGLLGRRDRRKMERRVDNAPGREISDNRSLAPIDRWHDVNSRNTGHETKHDGKWSSRWGPDEKEKDAKVDKKTDVKKEESQSDSQSVVSHARFVPERDSESREKWRPRHRMEGIPGGSSSYRSAPGFGLERGRVECSTVGFAVGRGRTSAAAARPPSVGIIGAVHYEETGMVSGKHNLSIGTFWYPRAKLLDIYRRLNVEDYMDNMPDNLEEVTHIAQLTAVEPLAFVTPTDEEEAIVSDMWKGKLNSSGVSHSSFKVDGSSNGVAESGNLESTNGREPALSSDAAEEMIDSLKRSNFLGEKCRVTEAIYGEEHDNADKYSNNGQNMFGSSSNEFYLDRGIPPEEISLYYLDPQEEIQGPFLGVDIISWFEQGFFGTDLRVRLQDAPDDSPFLELGDVMPHLKFRGACNDLNDLSSDIEKSVAIEGSLDTSLHFGVHIRESIPPTALDGFGLQLSDFVNESLPEGGPSMNLMHHKQFTIQAGQDVEHLLAIQQQQQRQLQLRQQQQLQQQFHQQQMMLKEQQLSQARQVLLEQMLRNQMCESGRGQSHNDDLGLNSSIEHAMLKHQILNSLQQHSQYPSRQADQSLEQLIQAKFGQTAHQQQQNDLLDLLSHGRHGQIHPLDKQIPQQDHMHGRQLPSGLMHGLEMEEERQGVLRLPHDGTSQIYGSSAAAHKAISVGFGPLDFFPQQISTSDENLSHFERYYCLQNRLQHGFLGPEMLPFERSMSLPLGASGVNFDDVNSIARTQGLDMQEQIERTTPNLGGQDGGQSYGIYSQHHPLIPNQFHSSHLETGERWYENNGLLPNDWLESRLQQIYLHKERLKRELDAKRSVEDPSLWMSAGANDDSSKRLLMELLNQKSGNLSSERLDVTNGMPLKKRLTSGDYSSSSTTNDSSSLLSDQETSFRKSFNASLYGYSSGPPQSRLAEGTSSILDTGGLPFRSEAGALVERAFTTEAEENSLGTVPDVLEDIVDQDGLANFRKGEIPVNVLSRISSIGSDGFDNEKIGVSDSFLDDSAKDRQETFAVLGLRSLSFKEPENSSLRHPPVSLTSSCLEGLSEVVADPGIRGKGMRRETRGNNMKNPEESGKKDAEFGRMSTGSIADILETSFSDMLKSHAKKTSTYQESQAQASGILDSSDVVMQAQGSRSNKKRGKKGRQIDPALLGFKVTSNRIMMGEIQRLED; encoded by the exons ATGGCTGAAAGAAAGCTTGATCTGCCGGAGGATCTCATTTCAGCAAAGTCTTCCAATCGATCTTTGACTCTCAAAG GTTCAATGGGGAATGATGTGTTGGCTGATATAGTGGATGATTCAAAGG ATCCGTCAGTGCCAGAGAACACAATACCGCTGTCTCCACAATGGCTGTATGCTAAGCCGAATGAGCTTAAAATG GAAACACGTGGGGGTGGGGCAAACACTTTGACTCTTGGCCATCCTGTTGATTTGAACCAGAAGGATGCTCGGGGCCCTGATGCGCCTGAAGAAAAAAAGGATTGGATAAGAATTGCTCCCGAGCCTGATTCTGGTGGCCGTTGGCGTGaagaagaaagggaaactgGATTGCTGGGTAGAAGGGATCGTAGGAAGATGGAAAGACGTGTTGACAATGCACCTGGCCGAGAAATTTCGGACAACAGATCTTTGGCTCCCATTGACAGGTGGCATGATGTTAACAGTCGCAATACTGGGCATGAGACTAAGCATGATGGCAAATGGTCTTCAAGATGGGGTCCTGATGAGAAAGAAAAGGATGCTAAAGTAGATAAAAAAACTGATGTCAAGAAGGAAGAATCTCAGAGTGACAGTCAGTCAGTTGTTTCACATGCCCGTTTCGTTCCTGAACGTGATTCTGAGTCTCGTGAAAAGTGGAGGCCCCGCCACAGAATGGAGGGAATTCCTGGTGGGTCTAGTTCTTATCGTTCTGCTCCAGGATTTGGACTTGAAAGGGGACGAGTGGAGTGCTCAACTGTTGGTTTTGCAGTAGGGCGTGGTCGAACTAGTGCTGCTGCAGCAAGACCTCCGTCAGTAGGTATAATCGGTGCTGTTCATTATGAGGAGACTGGAATGGTTTCTGGAAAACACAACCTTTCTATTGGAACATTTTGGTATCCGAGGGCAAAACTCCTTGACATTTACCGTAGGTTAAATGTTGAAGATTATATGGATAACATGCCTGACAATTTGGAGGAAGTGACCCATATAGCTCAATTAACTGCTGTTGAGCCTCTAGCTTTTGTTACTCCTACCGATGAGGAGGAG GCCATTGTAAGTGACATGTGGAAGGGCAAACTAAACAGCAGCGGAGTTTCTCACAGTTCATTTAAGGTGGATGGATCATCCAATGGTGTTGCAG AGTCCGGAAACTTGGAATCCACCAATGGTAGAGAACCTGCCCTCTCCTCTGATGCTGCTGAAGAGATGATAGATAGCTTAAAAAGATCAAATTTCTTGGGCG AAAAATGTAGAGTTACAGAGGCTATATATGGGGAGGAACATGACAATGCTG ATAAATATTCCAACAATGGACAAAATATGTTTGGGAGCAGTTCTAACGAGTTTTATCTTGATAGAGGAATCCCTCCAGAAGAAATAAGTTTGTATTATCTTGATCCACAAGAGGAAATTCAGGGACCCTTTCTTGGAGTGGACATTATTTCGTGGTTCGAACAAGGTTTTTTTGGGACTGATTTGCGTGTGCGTTTGCAAGATGCTCCTGATGACTCGCCTTTCCTTGAGTTGGGAGATGTTATGCCACACTTGAAATTTAGAGGTGCTTGTAatgatttaaatgatttaagtTCTGACATTGAAAAATCTGTTGCAATAGAGGGTTCATTGGACACAAGTTTGCATTTTGGTGTTCATATCCGTGAATCTATTCCACCTACTGCATTAGATGGTTTTGGCTTGCAGCTGTCTGATTTTGTTAATGAATCTCTACCGGAGGGAGGGCCTAGTATGAATTTGATGCACCACAAACAGTTCACCATCCAAGCAGGGCAAGATGTCGAACACCTGTTGGCTATTCAACAGCAGCAGCAGAGGCAATTGCAGCTTCGACAACAGCAGCAGCTGCAACAACAATTCCATCAACAACAAATGATGCTTAAAGAGCAACAGTTGTCTCAGGCCAGACAGGTGCTTCTTGAGCAGATGCTTCGGAATCAAATGTGTGAGTCAGGCCGTGGACAGTCTCATAATGATGATCTTGGACTCAACAGTAGTATTGAACATGCAATGCTAAAGCATCAGATTTTAAATAGCCTTCAACAGCATTCGCAGTATCCATCTAGGCAAGCTGATCAATCCCTTGAGCAGCTAATTCAAGCTAAATTTGGTCAAACTGCCCATCAACAGCAGCAAAATGATTTGTTGGATCTCTTATCACATGGAAGACATGGACAGATTCATCCTCTGGATAAACAGATTCCTCAACAAGATCATATGCATGGAAGACAGCTGCCCTCAGGCCTGATGCATGGATTGGAAATGGAAGAAGAAAGGCAAGGTGTTCTCCGTTTGCCGCATGATGGAACCAGCCAGATCTATGGAAGCTCGGCTGCTGCTCATAAAGCAATATCAGTGGGATTTGGCCCTTTGGATTTTTTTCCTCAGCAAATATCGACTTCTGATGAGAATCTGAGCCATTTTGAACGCTACTATTGTTTACAAAATAGGCTTCAACATGGTTTTCTCGGCCCTGAAATGTTGCCCTTTGAGCGCTCAATGTCACTGCCTCTTGGTGCTTCTGGGGTTAATTTTGATGATGTCAACTCCATTGCTCGCACGCAAGGTTTAGATATGCAGGAGCAGATTGAACGAACGACCCCTAACCTTGGAGGTCAAGATGGTGGTCAATCTTATGGTATTTACTCTCAGCATCACCCTTTAATACCCAATCAATTCCATTCTTCTCACTTGGAAACAGGAGAACGTTGGTATGAGAATAATGGTTTGTTGCCCAATGACTGGTTGGAGTCAAGACTGCAACAAATATACCTTCACAAAGAGAGACTGAAAAGGGAGTTAGATGCCAAAAGGAGTGTTGAAGATCCTAGTCTGTGGATGTCAGCTGGAGCAAATGATGACAGCTCAAAGCGTTTGCTTATGGAATTACTTAACCAGAAATCTGGCAATCTGTCATCTGAGAGGCTTGATGTGACCAATGGGATGCCGCTTAAGAAAAGGTTAACTTCAGGTGACTATTCTAGTTCAAGCACGACAAATGATTCATCTAGTCTTCTTTCAGATCAAGAAACAAGTTTTAGAAAGTCCTTCAATGCTAGCTTGTATGGTTATTCGAGTGGGCCACCTCAGAGTCGACTGGCCGAAGGGACGAGCAGCATTCTGGATACTGGTGGATTGCCTTTTAGATCCGAAGCCGGAGCTTTAGTTGAACGAGCATTTACTACTGAGGCTGAAGAAAATTCTCTG GGGACAGTTCCTGATGTTCTAGAGGACATTGTTGACCAGGATGGCCTTGCAAATTTTAGAAAAGGGGAAATACCTGTCAATGTCCTAAGCAGAATCTCTTCAATTGGTTCGGATG GATTTGACAATGAAAAGATTGGAGTTTCTGATTCTTTTTTGGACGATTCTGCTAAGGACAGGCAAGAAACTTTTGCTGTACTGGG ATTACGGTCTCTCAGTTTCAAAGAACCTGAAAACTCCTCTCTGAGGCATCCACCTGTTTCACTAACTTCATCTTGTCTAGAGGGGTTGTCTGAGGTGGTTGCTGATCCAGGCATCCGAGGAAAAG GGATGAGGAGAGAAACGAGAGGGAACAATATGAAAAATCCAGAGGAATCTGGAAAAAAAGACGCTGAATTTGGACGAATGTCAACTGGTAGCATTGCTGATATCCTGGAGACATCATTCAGTGACATGCTTAAAAGCCATGCTAAGAAAACTTCAACATATCAAGAAAGTCAAGCTCAAGCTTCTGGAATTTTAGATTCATCAGATGTGGTGATGCAGGCTCAGGGATCAAGAAGCAACAAAAAGAGGGGGAAGAAAGGTAGACAGATCGATCCTGCTCTTCTTGGATTCAAGGTTACGAGCAATCGGATCATGATGGGTGAGATACAACGGTTAGAAGATTGA
- the LOC140837495 gene encoding uncharacterized protein isoform X6, with protein sequence MAERKLDLPEDLISAKSSNRSLTLKGSMGNDVLADIVDDSKDPSVPENTIPLSPQWLYAKPNELKMETRGGGANTLTLGHPVDLNQKDARGPDAPEEKKDWIRIAPEPDSGGRWREEERETGLLGRRDRRKMERRVDNAPGREISDNRSLAPIDRWHDVNSRNTGHETKHDGKWSSRWGPDEKEKDAKVDKKTDVKKEESQSDSQSVVSHARFVPERDSESREKWRPRHRMEGIPGGSSSYRSAPGFGLERGRVECSTVGFAVGRGRTSAAAARPPSVGIIGAVHYEETGMVSGKHNLSIGTFWYPRAKLLDIYRRLNVEDYMDNMPDNLEEVTHIAQLTAVEPLAFVTPTDEEEAIVSDMWKGKLNSSGVSHSSFKVDGSSNGVAESGNLESTNGREPALSSDAAEEMIDSLKRSNFLGVVNCAEKCRVTEAIYGEEHDNAGMQFLDGAQFDPAKLTVVDAAVTKIPLIDDVNNELPDDSNSFFAMLSSDKYSNNGQNMFGSSSNEFYLDRGIPPEEISLYYLDPQEEIQGPFLGVDIISWFEQGFFGTDLRVRLQDAPDDSPFLELGDVMPHLKFRGACNDLNDLSSDIEKSVAIEGSLDTSLHFGVHIRESIPPTALDGFGLQLSDFVNESLPEGGPSMNLMHHKQFTIQAGQDVEHLLAIQQQQQRQLQLRQQQQLQQQFHQQQMMLKEQQLSQARQVLLEQMLRNQMCESGRGQSHNDDLGLNSSIEHAMLKHQILNSLQQHSQYPSRQADQSLEQLIQAKFGQTAHQQQQNDLLDLLSHGRHGQIHPLDKQIPQQDHMHGRQLPSGLMHGLEMEEERQGVLRLPHDGTSQIYGSSAAAHKAISVGFGPLDFFPQQISTSDENLSHFERYYCLQNRLQHGFLGPEMLPFERSMSLPLGASGVNFDDVNSIARTQGLDMQEQIERTTPNLGGQDGGQSYGIYSQHHPLIPNQFHSSHLETGERWYENNGLLPNDWLESRLQQIYLHKERLKRELDAKRSVEDPSLWMSAGANDDSSKRLLMELLNQKSGNLSSERLDVTNGMPLKKRLTSGDYSSSSTTNDSSSLLSDQETSFRKSFNASLYGYSSGPPQSRLAEGTSSILDTGGLPFRSEAGALVERAFTTEAEENSLGTVPDVLEDIVDQDGLANFRKGEIPVNVLSRISSIGSDGFDNEKIGVSDSFLDDSAKDRQETFAVLGLRSLSFKEPENSSLRHPPVSLTSSCLEGLSEVVADPGIRGKGCY encoded by the exons ATGGCTGAAAGAAAGCTTGATCTGCCGGAGGATCTCATTTCAGCAAAGTCTTCCAATCGATCTTTGACTCTCAAAG GTTCAATGGGGAATGATGTGTTGGCTGATATAGTGGATGATTCAAAGG ATCCGTCAGTGCCAGAGAACACAATACCGCTGTCTCCACAATGGCTGTATGCTAAGCCGAATGAGCTTAAAATG GAAACACGTGGGGGTGGGGCAAACACTTTGACTCTTGGCCATCCTGTTGATTTGAACCAGAAGGATGCTCGGGGCCCTGATGCGCCTGAAGAAAAAAAGGATTGGATAAGAATTGCTCCCGAGCCTGATTCTGGTGGCCGTTGGCGTGaagaagaaagggaaactgGATTGCTGGGTAGAAGGGATCGTAGGAAGATGGAAAGACGTGTTGACAATGCACCTGGCCGAGAAATTTCGGACAACAGATCTTTGGCTCCCATTGACAGGTGGCATGATGTTAACAGTCGCAATACTGGGCATGAGACTAAGCATGATGGCAAATGGTCTTCAAGATGGGGTCCTGATGAGAAAGAAAAGGATGCTAAAGTAGATAAAAAAACTGATGTCAAGAAGGAAGAATCTCAGAGTGACAGTCAGTCAGTTGTTTCACATGCCCGTTTCGTTCCTGAACGTGATTCTGAGTCTCGTGAAAAGTGGAGGCCCCGCCACAGAATGGAGGGAATTCCTGGTGGGTCTAGTTCTTATCGTTCTGCTCCAGGATTTGGACTTGAAAGGGGACGAGTGGAGTGCTCAACTGTTGGTTTTGCAGTAGGGCGTGGTCGAACTAGTGCTGCTGCAGCAAGACCTCCGTCAGTAGGTATAATCGGTGCTGTTCATTATGAGGAGACTGGAATGGTTTCTGGAAAACACAACCTTTCTATTGGAACATTTTGGTATCCGAGGGCAAAACTCCTTGACATTTACCGTAGGTTAAATGTTGAAGATTATATGGATAACATGCCTGACAATTTGGAGGAAGTGACCCATATAGCTCAATTAACTGCTGTTGAGCCTCTAGCTTTTGTTACTCCTACCGATGAGGAGGAG GCCATTGTAAGTGACATGTGGAAGGGCAAACTAAACAGCAGCGGAGTTTCTCACAGTTCATTTAAGGTGGATGGATCATCCAATGGTGTTGCAG AGTCCGGAAACTTGGAATCCACCAATGGTAGAGAACCTGCCCTCTCCTCTGATGCTGCTGAAGAGATGATAGATAGCTTAAAAAGATCAAATTTCTTGGGCG TGGTTAATTGTGCAGAAAAATGTAGAGTTACAGAGGCTATATATGGGGAGGAACATGACAATGCTGGTATGCAATTCCTTGATGGTGCTCAGTTTGATCCCGCTAAGCTCACGGTTGTAGATGCTGCTGTTACCAAGATCCCTTTAATTGATGATGTTAACAATGAACTTCCAGATGATTCAAATTCTTTTTTTGCAATGCTGTCTTCAGATAAATATTCCAACAATGGACAAAATATGTTTGGGAGCAGTTCTAACGAGTTTTATCTTGATAGAGGAATCCCTCCAGAAGAAATAAGTTTGTATTATCTTGATCCACAAGAGGAAATTCAGGGACCCTTTCTTGGAGTGGACATTATTTCGTGGTTCGAACAAGGTTTTTTTGGGACTGATTTGCGTGTGCGTTTGCAAGATGCTCCTGATGACTCGCCTTTCCTTGAGTTGGGAGATGTTATGCCACACTTGAAATTTAGAGGTGCTTGTAatgatttaaatgatttaagtTCTGACATTGAAAAATCTGTTGCAATAGAGGGTTCATTGGACACAAGTTTGCATTTTGGTGTTCATATCCGTGAATCTATTCCACCTACTGCATTAGATGGTTTTGGCTTGCAGCTGTCTGATTTTGTTAATGAATCTCTACCGGAGGGAGGGCCTAGTATGAATTTGATGCACCACAAACAGTTCACCATCCAAGCAGGGCAAGATGTCGAACACCTGTTGGCTATTCAACAGCAGCAGCAGAGGCAATTGCAGCTTCGACAACAGCAGCAGCTGCAACAACAATTCCATCAACAACAAATGATGCTTAAAGAGCAACAGTTGTCTCAGGCCAGACAGGTGCTTCTTGAGCAGATGCTTCGGAATCAAATGTGTGAGTCAGGCCGTGGACAGTCTCATAATGATGATCTTGGACTCAACAGTAGTATTGAACATGCAATGCTAAAGCATCAGATTTTAAATAGCCTTCAACAGCATTCGCAGTATCCATCTAGGCAAGCTGATCAATCCCTTGAGCAGCTAATTCAAGCTAAATTTGGTCAAACTGCCCATCAACAGCAGCAAAATGATTTGTTGGATCTCTTATCACATGGAAGACATGGACAGATTCATCCTCTGGATAAACAGATTCCTCAACAAGATCATATGCATGGAAGACAGCTGCCCTCAGGCCTGATGCATGGATTGGAAATGGAAGAAGAAAGGCAAGGTGTTCTCCGTTTGCCGCATGATGGAACCAGCCAGATCTATGGAAGCTCGGCTGCTGCTCATAAAGCAATATCAGTGGGATTTGGCCCTTTGGATTTTTTTCCTCAGCAAATATCGACTTCTGATGAGAATCTGAGCCATTTTGAACGCTACTATTGTTTACAAAATAGGCTTCAACATGGTTTTCTCGGCCCTGAAATGTTGCCCTTTGAGCGCTCAATGTCACTGCCTCTTGGTGCTTCTGGGGTTAATTTTGATGATGTCAACTCCATTGCTCGCACGCAAGGTTTAGATATGCAGGAGCAGATTGAACGAACGACCCCTAACCTTGGAGGTCAAGATGGTGGTCAATCTTATGGTATTTACTCTCAGCATCACCCTTTAATACCCAATCAATTCCATTCTTCTCACTTGGAAACAGGAGAACGTTGGTATGAGAATAATGGTTTGTTGCCCAATGACTGGTTGGAGTCAAGACTGCAACAAATATACCTTCACAAAGAGAGACTGAAAAGGGAGTTAGATGCCAAAAGGAGTGTTGAAGATCCTAGTCTGTGGATGTCAGCTGGAGCAAATGATGACAGCTCAAAGCGTTTGCTTATGGAATTACTTAACCAGAAATCTGGCAATCTGTCATCTGAGAGGCTTGATGTGACCAATGGGATGCCGCTTAAGAAAAGGTTAACTTCAGGTGACTATTCTAGTTCAAGCACGACAAATGATTCATCTAGTCTTCTTTCAGATCAAGAAACAAGTTTTAGAAAGTCCTTCAATGCTAGCTTGTATGGTTATTCGAGTGGGCCACCTCAGAGTCGACTGGCCGAAGGGACGAGCAGCATTCTGGATACTGGTGGATTGCCTTTTAGATCCGAAGCCGGAGCTTTAGTTGAACGAGCATTTACTACTGAGGCTGAAGAAAATTCTCTG GGGACAGTTCCTGATGTTCTAGAGGACATTGTTGACCAGGATGGCCTTGCAAATTTTAGAAAAGGGGAAATACCTGTCAATGTCCTAAGCAGAATCTCTTCAATTGGTTCGGATG GATTTGACAATGAAAAGATTGGAGTTTCTGATTCTTTTTTGGACGATTCTGCTAAGGACAGGCAAGAAACTTTTGCTGTACTGGG ATTACGGTCTCTCAGTTTCAAAGAACCTGAAAACTCCTCTCTGAGGCATCCACCTGTTTCACTAACTTCATCTTGTCTAGAGGGGTTGTCTGAGGTGGTTGCTGATCCAGGCATCCGAGGAAAAG GTTGCTATTAG